The proteins below come from a single Nostoc sp. KVJ3 genomic window:
- a CDS encoding OB-fold nucleic acid binding domain-containing protein, producing MIKIATRKYLGKQNVYDIGVERDHNFGIRNGFIASNCFNKSHSTAYGYVTYQTAYLKANYPLEYMAALLTANSGDTDKVQRYITNCTNMGISIDPPDINRSGVDFTPTAGKILFGFSAVRNVGQNAIACILEARNDTGEFKSLADFCDRVDLRAVNRRTLESLIYCGAFDKIQSNRQQLINDSELVYDWAQSRAKDRASGQGNLFDLLGDGFSSAQNKRANNAFETAPKSQPVTDLPPQKKLQMEKELLGFYVSDHPLKSLRQIVPLLTPINLSQLGEQREETRLCAVVMLNNVKKVVTKKGDQMAILQIEDLTTQSEAVVFPKTYERISSLLQVDTRLIIWGKVDRRDEQTQFILEDAEPVETVQMVMVELNPQQAGDMEKLHLLKTILQEHSVDKEKAKMPVIGIIQSETSRKLVRLGWQFCVQDSRITVQALQNASFPAHIKSLTGS from the coding sequence GTGATCAAAATAGCCACACGTAAATATTTAGGCAAACAAAACGTCTATGACATTGGGGTGGAGCGTGACCATAATTTTGGGATTAGAAATGGCTTCATAGCTTCTAATTGTTTCAATAAATCCCATTCGACTGCCTATGGTTATGTAACTTATCAGACAGCATATTTAAAAGCTAATTATCCATTGGAATATATGGCGGCACTGTTAACGGCTAACAGTGGCGATACCGATAAGGTACAGAGATATATTACTAACTGTACAAACATGGGTATTTCCATAGATCCACCAGATATTAATCGTTCTGGTGTTGATTTTACACCGACAGCCGGAAAGATTCTGTTTGGATTTTCGGCGGTGCGTAACGTCGGACAGAATGCGATCGCCTGTATTTTGGAGGCGCGAAATGATACAGGAGAGTTTAAATCTCTCGCTGATTTTTGCGATCGCGTCGATTTACGTGCTGTTAACCGCCGAACTCTAGAATCACTCATTTACTGCGGAGCGTTTGATAAAATTCAATCCAATCGCCAACAGTTAATTAATGACTCAGAATTAGTGTATGATTGGGCACAATCTCGCGCTAAAGACAGAGCTAGTGGTCAAGGAAATCTCTTTGATTTATTAGGTGATGGATTTTCTTCTGCTCAGAATAAAAGAGCAAATAATGCCTTTGAAACTGCTCCTAAATCTCAACCTGTAACAGATTTACCACCACAGAAAAAGTTGCAGATGGAGAAGGAATTATTAGGCTTTTATGTATCAGATCATCCGTTGAAATCCTTACGGCAAATAGTACCACTTTTGACACCAATTAACCTCTCGCAACTGGGAGAGCAAAGGGAAGAAACAAGGCTTTGTGCAGTTGTTATGTTGAATAATGTCAAAAAAGTGGTTACAAAAAAAGGCGATCAGATGGCAATTTTGCAAATAGAAGACTTGACTACACAATCAGAAGCCGTAGTTTTTCCTAAAACTTATGAACGCATTAGTTCCCTACTTCAAGTTGACACCAGATTGATTATTTGGGGAAAAGTAGACCGACGTGATGAGCAAACTCAATTTATTCTTGAAGACGCAGAACCAGTGGAAACAGTGCAAATGGTAATGGTGGAGTTAAATCCCCAGCAAGCAGGTGATATGGAAAAACTACATCTCTTGAAAACAATTTTGCAAGAACATTCAGTAGACAAAGAAAAAGCAAAAATGCCAGTGATTGGAATTATCCAAAGTGAAACTTCTCGGAAACTGGTTCGCTTGGGCTGGCAATTTTGCGTGCAAGATTCTAGAATAACTGTTCAAGCTTTGCAAAACGCCAGTTTTCCTGCTCATATAAAATCGCTGACTGGTAGCTGA
- a CDS encoding VOC family protein: MKLQLTHLRLLVSNYKDSFLFYRDLLKFDVDWGDEESGYAEFNTGYLKLGLFKKELMAEVVPRIEQPSYVANRDKTVLIFAVDNVDEVYEQVKNQNAIVVTQPQDRPDWGIRTAHFRDPDGNLIEIYNNLGIVPLTEP; the protein is encoded by the coding sequence ATGAAGCTTCAGCTAACACACCTGAGACTGCTTGTCTCCAACTACAAAGATTCTTTTCTGTTCTACCGGGATCTGCTGAAATTTGATGTCGATTGGGGCGATGAAGAAAGCGGATATGCTGAGTTTAATACCGGATATCTCAAACTGGGTTTGTTCAAAAAAGAATTAATGGCTGAAGTAGTCCCAAGAATCGAACAGCCTTCTTATGTTGCCAATCGAGATAAAACAGTCTTGATTTTTGCAGTCGATAACGTGGATGAGGTTTATGAACAGGTAAAAAATCAAAATGCGATCGTTGTGACTCAACCACAAGATCGTCCAGACTGGGGAATCCGCACTGCTCATTTTCGCGATCCTGATGGCAATCTCATCGAAATCTACAACAATCTGGGAATTGTTCCGTTGACTGAACCTTAG
- a CDS encoding ComF family protein, with protein MHTWIQNLTGLLNLFLQSHCPLCQRPTSQEFCQNCTRQLQKCQRQDPISLWKEPIPVFGWGEYGGPVKRAIAVMKYENQPQIARPLGQWLGEAWLLNSPRRDSQPVVVPIPLHPSKQKQRKYNQAALIAQSFCEITGLKFKLNGLARVRETEAQFGLSVSKREKNLAQAFAVGQEFRDRPPNVPVLLVDDIYTTGATARSAVQTLRQYGIVVLGLVAVATAVKDG; from the coding sequence ATGCACACTTGGATTCAAAATCTCACAGGCTTACTCAATCTTTTTCTCCAATCTCATTGTCCCTTATGTCAACGCCCAACTTCCCAAGAATTCTGTCAGAATTGCACCAGACAACTGCAAAAATGTCAACGTCAAGACCCGATTTCTCTATGGAAAGAGCCAATACCAGTGTTTGGCTGGGGGGAGTATGGTGGCCCAGTAAAACGAGCGATCGCAGTGATGAAATACGAAAATCAACCCCAAATAGCTCGTCCCTTGGGTCAATGGTTAGGAGAAGCATGGTTGTTAAATTCACCGAGACGAGATAGCCAGCCTGTGGTAGTTCCCATTCCACTACACCCTAGCAAGCAAAAGCAACGTAAGTATAATCAAGCCGCACTCATAGCACAAAGCTTCTGCGAAATAACTGGATTAAAATTTAAACTAAACGGTTTAGCCAGAGTGCGAGAAACTGAAGCGCAATTTGGTTTATCGGTATCTAAACGAGAAAAAAACTTAGCTCAAGCTTTTGCTGTTGGGCAAGAATTTCGCGATCGTCCCCCAAATGTCCCGGTGCTGTTAGTGGATGATATTTATACTACTGGTGCTACTGCCAGGTCTGCTGTGCAAACACTTCGTCAGTATGGAATAGTGGTCTTAGGATTAGTAGCAGTAGCCACTGCCGTCAAAGACGGATAA
- the tgt gene encoding tRNA guanosine(34) transglycosylase Tgt — protein sequence MSANFSFECLACCSQTKARAGVFSTPHGVVETPRFMPVGTLANVKTITPAQLRDTGAQMVLSNTYHLHLQPGEAIVAGGGGLHKFMGWNGPMLTDSGGFQVFSLSEMRKITEEGVTFRSPHDGRIINLTPERSIEIQNTLGADVIMAFDECPPYPATRQEVETATERTYRWLERCITAHQRSEQALFGIVQGGVYLDLRCRAAEALAKLDLPGYAIGGVSVGEPPELMAEIVKVTAPLLPPEKPRYLMGVGTYREMAIAIASGIDLFDCVIPTRWARHGTAIVKGGRWNLKNAKFREDFTPLDETCHCYTCQNFSRAYVSHLVRSQEILAYTLLSIHNITELIRFTQKIREAILSDRFTTEFGHWLNEESRDEGDMG from the coding sequence ATGAGTGCGAATTTTTCCTTTGAATGTCTTGCTTGCTGTAGTCAGACGAAAGCTAGAGCCGGAGTGTTTTCCACTCCTCACGGGGTTGTAGAAACCCCCAGATTTATGCCAGTGGGAACGCTGGCAAATGTCAAAACTATCACCCCAGCCCAACTACGAGATACTGGGGCGCAAATGGTCTTATCTAATACTTATCATCTTCACCTCCAACCAGGGGAAGCGATCGTGGCTGGGGGTGGTGGGTTGCACAAATTTATGGGTTGGAACGGCCCAATGCTCACAGATTCCGGTGGATTTCAGGTGTTCAGCTTAAGTGAGATGCGAAAAATTACTGAAGAAGGTGTAACTTTCCGCTCACCTCACGATGGACGAATTATTAACTTGACACCAGAACGCTCCATTGAGATTCAAAATACTTTAGGGGCAGATGTGATTATGGCCTTTGATGAGTGTCCGCCCTACCCAGCGACTCGCCAAGAGGTTGAAACTGCAACTGAGCGGACTTATCGTTGGTTAGAACGTTGTATAACGGCTCATCAACGCAGTGAACAGGCTTTGTTTGGGATTGTCCAAGGAGGCGTGTATTTAGATTTGCGTTGCCGTGCGGCTGAAGCTTTGGCTAAGTTAGATTTGCCTGGATATGCCATCGGTGGCGTGAGTGTGGGAGAACCACCAGAATTGATGGCTGAGATTGTCAAAGTGACAGCACCGCTTTTACCGCCCGAAAAGCCGCGTTATTTGATGGGTGTGGGTACTTATCGGGAAATGGCGATCGCGATCGCATCTGGTATAGATTTATTTGATTGCGTAATTCCCACTCGCTGGGCTAGACATGGAACGGCAATAGTAAAGGGCGGACGCTGGAATTTAAAAAATGCTAAGTTTCGTGAAGATTTTACGCCATTAGATGAAACTTGTCATTGCTACACTTGTCAAAATTTTAGCCGTGCTTATGTATCTCATCTGGTGCGATCGCAGGAAATTTTAGCTTATACCTTGTTGAGCATTCACAACATTACCGAGCTAATTCGCTTTACCCAAAAGATTAGAGAAGCAATATTAAGCGATCGTTTCACCACAGAATTTGGTCACTGGCTTAACGAAGAAAGTCGAGATGAGGGAGATATGGGATAA
- a CDS encoding SGNH/GDSL hydrolase family protein — MKEALIVILAVVVGLFVVIEIGLRSLFGFGNPLIYIGDEQIGYLLAPNQRTRRFGNRIEINEYSMRGSPINQTPAPSGLRILLLGDSIANGGWWTDQTNTISAMIVRSLVSSTHSNDREVEVLNASANSWGPRNELAYLEKFGNFNAQAVVLLINTDDLFATPPTSLPVGRDRNYPDSKPPLALIEVWQRYIVKQKPIPEMQAVQNEVGDRVGINLEAISKIQALTHQSNSQFLLVMTPLLREIGEPGPRDYEIKARQRLNDFTRAKQINYIDFLPIFNSTTNPQALYQDHIHLNLQGNKFVSEVMERSLLEILPKNILIKWSYL, encoded by the coding sequence GTGAAAGAGGCGCTGATTGTGATTTTGGCGGTGGTTGTGGGATTATTTGTGGTAATTGAGATCGGACTGCGATCGCTCTTTGGCTTTGGTAATCCCCTAATTTACATTGGCGATGAACAGATTGGTTATTTATTGGCTCCTAACCAACGTACCCGTCGTTTTGGTAATCGCATTGAAATAAATGAGTATTCTATGCGAGGTAGTCCGATAAATCAGACACCTGCACCTTCTGGGCTGCGAATTTTACTGTTAGGGGATTCTATTGCTAATGGTGGCTGGTGGACAGATCAGACTAATACAATATCCGCGATGATCGTGCGTTCTCTGGTATCATCCACTCATAGTAATGATCGGGAAGTAGAAGTGCTGAATGCTTCAGCTAATTCTTGGGGGCCAAGGAACGAGTTAGCTTATTTAGAGAAGTTTGGCAATTTCAACGCGCAAGCCGTAGTGTTACTAATTAATACCGATGACTTGTTTGCTACTCCTCCCACTTCTTTACCGGTAGGACGCGATCGCAACTATCCCGATAGTAAACCCCCCCTGGCATTAATAGAAGTGTGGCAACGTTATATAGTCAAGCAAAAGCCAATTCCCGAAATGCAAGCAGTACAGAATGAAGTAGGCGATCGCGTCGGGATTAATTTGGAGGCGATCTCTAAAATCCAAGCCCTGACTCACCAAAGCAACAGCCAATTTCTGCTAGTCATGACTCCCTTACTGCGAGAAATTGGTGAACCAGGCCCCCGCGATTACGAAATTAAAGCCCGCCAGCGCTTGAACGATTTTACTAGAGCAAAGCAAATTAACTATATAGACTTTTTACCGATATTCAATTCAACTACCAACCCGCAAGCTTTATATCAAGATCACATTCACCTCAACTTGCAAGGTAATAAATTTGTCAGCGAAGTTATGGAGCGATCGCTTTTGGAAATACTGCCAAAAAATATATTGATTAAGTGGAGCTATTTATAA
- the cobS gene encoding adenosylcobinamide-GDP ribazoletransferase, with protein sequence MTKQQQWWKKLLLKLAASIIFYTSIPLPYLKGLDFQGVAHLASLVGLIIGGILGLLDTGMDYIGMPVLTRSALVVSIWIGITGGLHLDGAMDTADGLAVGDPNRRLEVMADSATGAFGAMSAIALVLLKMTALTDMPENRCLLLMAACGWGRWGQQVAIARYPYLKPTGKGAFHKQAIRSYKDLLPGLLLLLGLSGLLVLIDKQQLFLALAMIIAGSAIAILTGAWFNHKLGGHTGDTYGAVVEWTEALFLCVLTTVGS encoded by the coding sequence ATGACGAAACAGCAACAGTGGTGGAAAAAGCTGTTGTTAAAACTGGCAGCTAGTATCATATTTTACACAAGTATTCCGTTGCCCTATTTGAAAGGATTAGACTTTCAGGGAGTAGCACATCTTGCTTCGCTTGTAGGGTTAATAATTGGGGGAATTTTAGGGTTGCTAGATACGGGAATGGATTATATTGGTATGCCCGTGTTAACTCGTAGTGCTTTGGTAGTAAGTATTTGGATTGGTATAACTGGAGGACTGCACTTAGATGGGGCAATGGATACCGCCGATGGTTTGGCAGTGGGCGACCCAAATCGGCGGTTGGAGGTGATGGCAGATAGTGCTACAGGTGCATTTGGGGCGATGAGTGCGATCGCATTAGTGTTACTAAAAATGACAGCCTTAACAGATATGCCAGAAAACCGTTGTTTATTACTGATGGCTGCTTGTGGCTGGGGACGTTGGGGACAACAGGTAGCGATCGCGCGATATCCTTATCTCAAACCAACTGGCAAAGGTGCTTTTCACAAACAAGCCATTCGTTCTTACAAAGATTTATTACCAGGATTGTTGTTGTTATTGGGTTTGAGTGGTTTACTTGTGCTGATAGATAAACAGCAATTATTTCTGGCCCTAGCAATGATAATTGCCGGAAGTGCGATCGCTATTTTAACCGGTGCATGGTTCAACCACAAATTAGGCGGACACACCGGAGACACCTACGGCGCAGTCGTAGAGTGGACTGAAGCCTTATTTCTCTGCGTGCTAACCACTGTGGGAAGTTAG
- a CDS encoding PPC domain-containing protein, whose product MNKVFAAGLRQLTIVPATLLAIGITSAAFAQNKLYSPIPLSNSTEINDTLSDKDIPTGQGGFARDYTVKLQKGDNLAVDLSSENFDTIVTLLAPDGSTLAENDDGPDGTSNSLLFTRIVETGNYVIRVRSFGETGVGAFKLKVTKLQPIK is encoded by the coding sequence ATGAATAAAGTTTTTGCGGCGGGTTTAAGACAACTCACGATCGTTCCTGCCACATTGCTGGCAATAGGCATAACAAGTGCAGCCTTTGCTCAAAATAAATTGTATAGTCCAATTCCTTTATCTAACAGCACTGAAATAAATGATACCCTCTCAGACAAAGACATTCCTACAGGTCAAGGTGGGTTTGCCCGTGATTACACGGTGAAGTTACAAAAGGGCGATAATTTAGCAGTTGACCTTTCATCTGAGAACTTTGACACCATCGTTACACTCCTAGCACCTGATGGTTCAACTCTGGCAGAAAATGATGATGGCCCTGATGGTACTAGCAATTCTCTACTATTTACCCGCATTGTAGAGACAGGGAATTATGTGATTCGTGTCCGGTCTTTTGGGGAAACTGGAGTTGGAGCTTTTAAACTTAAGGTGACAAAGCTACAACCGATTAAATGA
- a CDS encoding GNAT family N-acetyltransferase produces the protein MKNYYQDFIIRDWVASDRTRAAEVISYVLSEYGLGWEPNGADRDVLRVEECYLATGGEFWVIEHQSQLVGTGAYCPTHRGEKAVEIRKMYLLPSIRGLGLGKYLLQQLEAAIAERGFRQIWIETASVLVEAVKLYESNGYTPATGVETPRCDRVYFKSLHNS, from the coding sequence ATGAAAAACTATTATCAAGATTTTATAATTCGTGATTGGGTTGCAAGCGATCGCACAAGAGCCGCCGAAGTCATCAGTTATGTATTATCAGAATACGGTCTGGGTTGGGAACCCAACGGCGCTGACCGAGATGTGCTGCGAGTCGAGGAATGTTATTTAGCTACTGGGGGAGAGTTTTGGGTAATTGAACACCAAAGTCAGTTAGTCGGTACTGGGGCATACTGTCCTACACATCGTGGCGAAAAAGCTGTAGAAATCCGTAAAATGTATCTTTTGCCCAGCATTAGGGGTTTGGGATTAGGGAAATATTTGTTACAACAGCTAGAAGCAGCGATCGCCGAGCGTGGTTTTAGGCAAATTTGGATTGAAACCGCTAGCGTTTTGGTGGAAGCAGTCAAGCTGTATGAAAGCAATGGCTACACTCCAGCAACAGGAGTAGAAACACCACGCTGCGATCGCGTGTATTTTAAGTCACTGCACAACAGTTAA
- a CDS encoding 2Fe-2S iron-sulfur cluster-binding protein: MGNIKFVKENKEVVAADGANLRLKAMQNDIDIYTFIGKMTNCGGNGQCGTCIVEIVEGLENLSPRTDVENRKFKKKPENYRLACQTLVNGSVSVVTKP, encoded by the coding sequence ATGGGTAATATCAAATTCGTTAAAGAAAATAAAGAAGTAGTAGCTGCCGATGGTGCAAATCTCCGGCTCAAAGCGATGCAAAATGACATTGATATATATACATTCATTGGCAAGATGACCAATTGCGGTGGTAATGGTCAATGTGGTACTTGTATTGTCGAGATAGTCGAAGGACTAGAAAATCTTTCCCCCCGCACAGACGTAGAAAACCGTAAATTCAAGAAAAAGCCGGAAAATTACCGTCTTGCATGTCAAACTTTAGTGAATGGCTCAGTCAGTGTAGTCACGAAGCCTTAA
- a CDS encoding universal stress protein, which yields MIRKILLTVSGLGHAEEMLKTLREIPSIESAKITILHVVQAQNTAATMTTKWENGGKILANAIQTLNLDPSQVSSILREGDPKDVVCQVADEIDADLIVMGSRGLKRLQSILSNSVSQYVFQLSSRPMLLVKDDIYVKKIKRIMVAIDNSDSAKNCLKLALFLLRDIQGGQLILANISTDLGGKKSEITEVNSDKNPVLAAAVAEAQKQGIQSRSYISSGKPGEEICRLAEELNIDLLLLGSPDRRPSIAKSFVDIDRLIGSSLSDYVRVNATCPVLLARTIA from the coding sequence ATGATAAGAAAAATTTTGCTGACTGTATCGGGATTGGGACACGCAGAAGAAATGCTCAAAACCCTGAGAGAAATCCCTTCAATTGAATCTGCAAAAATTACAATTTTGCATGTTGTTCAGGCACAAAATACTGCTGCTACCATGACAACTAAATGGGAAAATGGTGGTAAAATTCTGGCTAATGCCATTCAAACTTTGAACTTAGATCCTAGCCAGGTTTCCTCAATTTTGCGCGAAGGCGACCCGAAAGATGTAGTTTGCCAAGTAGCTGATGAAATCGATGCTGACTTGATTGTTATGGGTTCACGCGGACTGAAGCGGCTACAATCTATTTTATCAAACTCAGTTAGTCAGTATGTTTTCCAGCTATCTTCTCGCCCCATGTTGCTGGTAAAGGATGACATTTATGTGAAAAAGATTAAGCGTATTATGGTGGCAATAGATAACTCTGATTCTGCAAAAAACTGCTTGAAATTGGCACTATTTTTGCTGCGAGATATTCAGGGAGGCCAGTTAATTTTGGCAAATATTAGTACAGATTTAGGCGGTAAAAAATCGGAAATAACCGAGGTTAACTCAGATAAAAATCCTGTTTTAGCAGCCGCAGTTGCAGAAGCTCAAAAACAGGGCATCCAATCTCGTTCTTATATTAGCAGTGGCAAACCTGGTGAAGAAATTTGTCGGTTGGCAGAGGAGTTGAATATAGACTTATTATTGCTCGGTTCTCCAGATCGTCGTCCATCCATCGCTAAGAGTTTTGTTGATATAGACAGACTCATCGGATCTTCCTTGTCTGACTATGTTCGAGTCAATGCCACTTGTCCGGTATTGTTGGCGCGGACGATCGCTTAA
- a CDS encoding alkaline phosphatase D family protein, giving the protein MELIDGTRLLANRCRRRSFLLGSGFLTGLTIASQWHPVLASSRFSGYPFSLGVASGDPLPDGVVIWTRLAPKPLSGGGMPLVNVPVRWQVALDENMRRVVRRGTVLATPELAHSVHVDVRGLDPDRCYWYQFEAGREVSPIGRTRTAPAFHSYIRQLNFAFVSCQDWQNGYYTAYRHLAEENLDFVIHLGDYIYEYGPQSGGPRQHNSPEIITLADYRDRYALYRTDESLQAAHAAFPWIVTWDDHEVDNNYANLIPEDNQTQEVFKKRRASAYQAYYEHMPLRQSSLPKGPDALLYRRLTFGNLAEFNVLDTRQYRTNQPCDDGLKPRCAGAFDPNATMTGSEQEQWLRKGLDQSRSRWNIIAQQVMFGQYNFNSSPVPGVFNMDQWDGYVAARNRLLSFLDQRKPSNPVVISGDIHSSWVHDLKLDFNNPNSTTVGTEFVGTSITSDFPTSFIAPVQAALPNNPHTKFFDGAYRGYVRCKLTPECWQSDYRVVSSIVDLNASVKTLASFVVQNGQTGAHLS; this is encoded by the coding sequence ATGGAACTTATAGATGGCACACGCCTCTTAGCAAATCGGTGCAGACGGCGGAGTTTTTTGTTGGGTTCAGGATTCTTAACAGGGTTAACAATCGCTAGCCAATGGCATCCGGTATTGGCTAGCTCAAGGTTTTCTGGTTATCCCTTCAGTCTTGGTGTTGCCTCTGGCGATCCTTTGCCGGATGGTGTTGTTATCTGGACACGGCTAGCTCCAAAGCCACTCTCTGGAGGTGGAATGCCATTAGTAAATGTGCCAGTGCGGTGGCAAGTTGCCCTTGATGAAAACATGAGACGGGTTGTGCGTCGAGGAACAGTGCTGGCAACACCAGAGTTAGCACACTCAGTCCACGTTGATGTGCGTGGGCTAGATCCTGACCGATGCTACTGGTATCAATTTGAAGCGGGTAGGGAAGTTAGTCCCATTGGACGGACTCGCACAGCACCAGCATTTCATAGCTATATCCGACAACTAAACTTTGCTTTTGTCTCTTGTCAAGACTGGCAAAATGGCTACTATACGGCTTATCGGCATTTGGCTGAAGAAAATCTCGACTTCGTGATTCATTTAGGTGATTACATTTATGAATACGGGCCACAATCTGGCGGGCCACGTCAGCATAACAGTCCAGAAATCATCACGCTTGCAGATTACCGCGATCGCTACGCCCTGTACAGAACTGACGAGAGTCTCCAAGCTGCTCATGCTGCTTTTCCCTGGATTGTGACTTGGGACGATCATGAAGTTGATAACAATTACGCCAACTTAATCCCCGAAGATAACCAAACCCAAGAGGTTTTTAAGAAACGCCGGGCTAGTGCATACCAAGCTTACTACGAACACATGCCTTTGCGTCAGTCTTCGCTGCCCAAAGGCCCAGATGCATTACTTTATCGGCGGTTGACTTTCGGTAATTTAGCTGAGTTCAACGTCCTAGATACCAGACAATACCGCACTAACCAACCTTGTGATGATGGACTAAAGCCTCGCTGCGCCGGAGCTTTTGATCCAAATGCTACCATGACTGGCTCAGAACAAGAGCAGTGGCTACGAAAAGGTTTAGATCAGTCGCGATCGCGCTGGAATATAATTGCTCAACAGGTTATGTTCGGCCAGTACAATTTTAATAGTAGTCCAGTTCCGGGTGTATTCAATATGGATCAGTGGGATGGCTACGTAGCTGCACGGAATCGACTATTAAGTTTTCTCGACCAGCGTAAACCCTCTAATCCAGTGGTAATTAGCGGAGACATTCACTCTAGTTGGGTACACGATCTGAAACTTGATTTTAATAACCCCAACTCAACAACGGTAGGCACTGAGTTTGTCGGAACCTCAATCACTTCTGACTTTCCCACATCATTTATTGCTCCAGTTCAAGCTGCTCTACCCAATAATCCCCATACTAAGTTCTTTGATGGTGCTTACCGGGGATACGTCCGTTGCAAACTTACCCCAGAATGCTGGCAAAGTGACTACCGGGTTGTCTCAAGCATCGTTGACTTGAATGCCTCTGTGAAAACTCTAGCTTCCTTTGTAGTCCAAAACGGACAAACAGGAGCGCATCTAAGTTAA
- a CDS encoding response regulator, with the protein MKTLPISRYRFFQKLQPLSLLKKITGKSVTGCLQVFSTSGSWSIYVDEGKLIYACYSEKMFEPLYRNLQRLSQQISTLPHEIHEQLRAIFETGIENQAIPNPDYLAICWLVNQKYISPSQAAILIEQLALEVLESFLNLEEGSYEFIPESFLDDMPKFCHLNLRLLVERCQTPRSVGVRVNVSEREASRREAAYPYRQTSPTSKSHPSQLFKINELKPKTTPNSSITNGYKPSAYSINTNEHRGQRIIQPPADKKIYTIFCIDESPTVLSTIQSYLDEQTFSIVGVTDSLKALMQIIHAKPDIILLDISMPNLDGYELCSLLRKHSHFKNTPVIMVSEKVGFLDRAKAKMVRASGYLTKPFTQGDLLKVIFKHII; encoded by the coding sequence ATGAAGACACTTCCGATTAGTAGATACAGATTTTTCCAAAAGCTCCAACCTTTATCTTTATTGAAAAAAATCACTGGTAAATCTGTTACTGGTTGTTTGCAGGTATTTAGCACGTCAGGCTCTTGGTCAATATATGTAGACGAAGGTAAACTAATTTATGCTTGTTACTCAGAGAAAATGTTTGAGCCGCTTTACAGAAATTTGCAACGCTTGAGTCAGCAAATTTCTACTCTCCCTCATGAAATTCACGAACAGTTACGGGCGATATTTGAAACTGGGATTGAAAATCAAGCAATACCGAACCCAGATTATCTGGCTATTTGCTGGTTAGTCAATCAGAAATATATCAGCCCCTCTCAAGCGGCGATACTGATAGAGCAATTGGCGCTAGAAGTTTTGGAGTCGTTTCTGAACTTAGAAGAGGGGAGTTATGAATTTATTCCTGAAAGCTTTCTAGATGATATGCCAAAGTTTTGTCATCTAAATCTCCGTTTACTGGTTGAACGATGTCAAACACCCCGAAGCGTTGGCGTTCGCGTTAACGTTTCTGAAAGAGAAGCCTCTCGTAGAGAAGCGGCTTATCCTTATCGTCAGACATCGCCAACTTCTAAATCGCACCCCTCACAATTGTTCAAAATAAATGAGTTAAAACCTAAAACCACACCAAACTCGTCTATAACAAACGGCTATAAACCATCAGCCTACTCTATTAATACTAATGAACATAGGGGTCAGCGAATCATTCAACCTCCTGCTGACAAAAAAATCTACACAATCTTTTGTATTGATGAGAGTCCTACGGTATTGAGTACTATTCAAAGTTATTTAGATGAACAAACCTTTTCTATTGTGGGAGTCACTGATTCTTTAAAAGCTTTAATGCAAATTATTCACGCTAAACCCGACATCATTTTATTGGATATTTCGATGCCTAATCTAGATGGATATGAACTATGCTCTTTGCTGCGTAAACACTCACATTTTAAAAATACACCTGTGATTATGGTGTCAGAAAAAGTAGGATTTCTAGATAGAGCTAAAGCTAAGATGGTTAGAGCATCAGGCTATTTGACCAAGCCTTTCACACAAGGGGATTTACTAAAAGTTATATTTAAACATATTATTTAA
- the psbM gene encoding photosystem II reaction center protein PsbM, with protein sequence MQVNDLGFVASILFVLVPTVFLLILYIQTASRQGGKDS encoded by the coding sequence ATGCAAGTTAATGACCTGGGGTTCGTAGCGAGCATTTTGTTCGTATTAGTTCCCACTGTGTTTTTACTAATTCTGTACATCCAAACTGCTAGCCGCCAAGGTGGAAAAGATAGTTAA
- a CDS encoding photosystem II reaction center protein K encodes MEAALLLAKLPEAYQIFDPLVDVLPVIPVFFLLLAFVWQAAVGFR; translated from the coding sequence ATGGAAGCAGCACTTTTATTAGCAAAACTGCCTGAAGCTTACCAAATCTTCGATCCTTTGGTAGACGTTCTCCCAGTCATTCCTGTATTCTTCTTGTTGCTTGCTTTTGTTTGGCAAGCTGCCGTGGGATTTAGATAA